The region ccgcggatcgcatttaaaaaacaaagtctaatcgaagagtcgttataacatgttctagcctgaagaatatgtacgaagcccaagagtaggatattctcgaagctgcatatctaacatgaagattgggcGCAGACTTCGAAAGAgagtcaaccagcgcatgcctcagatgcgacatcctgatgatgagaagatcgaagtcaggtctagcccgaagaccggaaatagattcagccagagaatcgaaacaactcagatctagccagaagatcgaagtagattcagccagagaatcaaaacaaaggagatctagccagaagatcaaagaagatctagcccgaagaccgaaaatagattcagccagagaatccaaatcgtatccagcccgaggatcaaaattaacatccaaccagaggactaaattgagtatagattaagccagaggatcgaaactccatattaagtcagaagactgattcagattcagccagaggatcagaagagaaataaacagcgcggtgtattttagcatttttgtggtgttctcggagcgcaaatttttggtctgtctttggtattcaatcacagctcaccctgtttgtctgataagttgttcgctttcatcctactcaggttagctgatgactgaataggggcagctgtaacaccctaaaatttgccctcctcattcatgctttcatttttaggtcatttaatatttcatattgcatttcatcatgtcaatcagaatcagatccaagaaactttatttaaaaaaaacgaagaaaaaaaaacgaaaaaaaaaattaaataaataaataaaagaaatttttttggacttgggcctctctcatttgagcccacaggtccacaaaaatcaggttataaattcagagtttcagtgaaacaaaatttcattatattcctattaccctgtctaggaaaaagatagtgagagaagcaaaacactctgaggtttccttggaacaaaaccctggacaaaacctgaagagaaacctagacagagaaagtgagaattaatctgcagcaacctccaagaaactctgaaaggttcattctgactcacacactttcagctcaagcaaaccctaacattggtttgcaaatccagccgtgccatttgatttcaaccgatctctccaatcaggtttgccctatatccatcatctttatgcctttaatttgaatgctttaaatgtatgaggtattatgggtgaatttaaTACCCTcttgatgcatgtgtttgacaagaggtttaggcctcctacccttggttgctttttgtgagctttttgtgaattttaatggcatgattcatatggttacattttgatttgggggaaactcttggttaccctattttgtttctctaacctgtttgttgagttttgttttgtgagggctcatatgactcttgcagagatggtttgcctggtgttccactttatttgtgggataccgcctggaggtttcattccgattacctgtactgactcactttctttgatggtgttagcttgggaggatctcagggtttccttgttccgttaattactgttacttcggatctttatccgtgtggtacttttacattttcccgtatttttaccgctttcttagttggaagacctcgataggaggcaatgttttgtgtgtttactttatgcaggttccttcgtcaaggactgactttttgcatgaggatccctaaccctaccaactcattgatttttcttctcctaagaacacgttaactccttctactacaggcgagtaagtctccaaaggtcgagcatccggtagattgcgtagtaacgtcgttcgtccaaaacccaatccacaaccccgtagttagccgaactacggcttgctctgattctcattccagatgagatacgtaggcataagacgcgatgtcttagcgagcacaattacccttaacccctaggtagccgagctacgaagactctgattctcatattcagatgagatacgtatgcaatggatgcgacatccgtgcgagtcattttcttttgaccccttttttttagtaaataacacattagataaactcacaccctttagacaagaactacaaaagtggatcccgtagagtactacggacgcgtaggggtgttaataccttcccttcgcataatcgactcccgaacccaagatttggttgcgagaccctgtcttgtcctttcctttttccaggtttacttcgagcgtttcctttccctcctttgggataaataacgcacggtggcgactctcctgtctttcttcgccggttgttttttttcgcattccatttttcaggttgcgacaccacCCACACTTCTACCCCTCTTCCTACCAACCACCCGAATCACGAATCCATCAATAAACCCACCTCCCGCCATATCAATCTCACTCAAATATCTATTTCCGTAAACACTTATACTACTCATACTAACAATAATCCTTCCAATATACCAACCATCCTCTTAACTAATCAAAATCCTAACTTACCTACCCTTAAAAAATTAGGTAGATATCTAAACCTCATACCTATCTCCAAGACCACTATTTCTCCATATTCAAGGTAATAATCATCCAGCTCCTTCAACTTTAGGTACACTTGTTTATCCCCTTTCTCAATTTATTTTTTTACTAACTTATATCCTACTAAcaatttttcaatttgaaaatttcATCTATTATTGTACTAACCTCCTATACATCAGACATAACCGACCCTAACTACCAGTAAACTATCACTAATGAACTTCAAtctttaattaatattaatatggTCCTTAACTACCCCTTTATAAAAAAAACACGTAGGTTGTAAGTGGATTTTCAGACTTAAATACTATGCTAATGGTAACATAGAAAGATACAAGTCACACCATGTTGCTAAAGGGTTTAACCATACAAAGGGCATATACTACTTAAAACATTAAGCCTAGTGATAAAAATGACAACCATTAAACTTCTCTTATCTATAGCTTATTCTCAAAATTGGTTTCTTAAACAATTAGGCATTCATATTGCAATTTTACATGGTGACCTAGATGAGGAAGTATACATGAAGTGTACTCTTGGAATACATGTTCCTAATAAAAGCCTTGTTTGCAAACTAAATAAATCCATTTATGGTCTTAATCAACCTAGCAGGAACCAAAATTTAACCACCACTACCTTAGACTTAAGTTTTCTTCAATCTAAACCTGATTACTCATTATTTACTAAAAAGCCGACTAATTATTTTACTTGCTTTCTTGTAGATGTCGATGATCTTGTCTTTGGAGGTAATTGTATTATAGAAATTAATGTCATAAAGACTATTTTGGACAAACAGTTCAATATCAAAGACTTGGGGAATCTCAAATACTTCTTAGGATTTGAGATTGCTAGGTCTTCAAGGGCATAACACTTTGCCAATGCAAATACAACATGGATCTTTGTATTGTTCAAAAAGTACATGTGTGTGCGTATTCCCCCTGCAAGGGCAGGGGGACTTAGGGGCCCTAGTAGGTATATTACAGTTTGGGGGTGAAATATAGATCACGACAACGAGTAGTCCTGTACAATGGTTTTTAAGACTGTTTGAGGGATCAACTCATGTAAGGTGAGAGGCCCTGTTGGTGGCCAACGTTGTTGGGTTACAAGCATGTGGTTAGATTGACGATGTTAAGGTTATTAGGAGCGAAGTGCTTTCTGAGTAGTAATGGATGGTAGCAATTGTGTATTACTTGAGAGTCTGTCCTCTTTCTCTTATTAGCAGAGAGGTATTTATAGAGGCCTTTTGGTCTTAGGCTAGAGATCCAGTTAGTAGTTTACCCCAACTTCATGACCAAGGAATATGATCATGGGAGGACTTGGTCTCATTGGATTATGGGAAGAGTGGTTTTTCCCTTTGAGTGACCCTTCCAGTTAGTCATTGTGGGTTCACATCATTACCCACTTTTATTAGGCGAGTGGATAGAGGGAGCCTAATCGGGTGGGCTGTATTGCCGCATCTGAGCAACCTCTTAGCCCATTTTGGGCGGCCTCATGGGAAATTTTGGACGGCCGGTGGCTTTGCTGGGCGGCTCGTCTCTCGCCTTATTAAGGTCTTTCCTGGGCAGCTCCTCCTCCTTAGGGCCcaataaaaatataacattacAATCTTCTTCAAAATATAAGGTTATTAGCATCCAAACCTGCTTCAACCCCAATGGAACATGGCCTGAAATTGGACGATGATAATGAACCACTTTTAACTAATGCAACCCATTTTATAAGTCCCATATGTAAGCTTTTATATTTACCACATTCATGACCTGATATAATCTATGTTGTTTGCATGTTAAGTCAATATCTATCAAAGTCAATCAACACTTATATGCAAGCTGCCACCAGAGTTCTAAGATACATAAAAAAATGCACCTTCTTTAGGATTGTTTTTTAGAACCGACTCTAACCTCAAGTTCATAGGATTCACCGACTCTGATTGGGGTGCATGTCCAACATTTAGAAGATCAACAACTAGTTTCAATGTTTTTCTTAGCACCGGTCTTATTAGTCGAAAATACAAGAAGCAACAAGTTGTTTTAAGATCTTCCACAAAGACTAATTAGAGAGATCTTTCCGACATATCTTGTAAAGCTCAGTGGTTATTATACATGTTGAATAATTTCTCAATTCATCACCTGGAACCAATAATGATCTTTTGTGACAACACCAACACCATTCACATTACATCCAATCTCGTGTTTCATGAAAATAAGAAACATATCGAGATGATTAGCATCTTTTTCACGACAAAATATAAGCCCTTGTAATTCATATTATGTTTATTGATTCCAAAAATCAAGTTGCATACTTATTTACAAACCCTTTCATCTTGGTCCCCTTTTTGCATTGGTTTCCCAACTTAGAGTTCTTGACATACATTCTAGTTTGAAAGGGTGTTACAATATATAACATGTgtatttatttctatttttagTCTTAACTTAGTGTTAGTTGTTATTTTAAGGTAATTTATTTTCCCACCCTTAGGGTGTAGGTCACACCTCTGAAAACCCAAAATTGCCCTCAGGTGTTTTCAGAGGTGCATCTCTGGATGCACCTTAAATTACCTCATCCTTCATAAATCAAGCAACCACCATTTGTTTTTGCGAAAAATTGGTTCGGAGATGCATCTGCAAAACTTTTATAATGTGTATTTGGCGTGCATCTCCCAAAATATCACTCATGTGCAACACGAACCTCGAGAAAGATGCATCCTGATCTTCATGAGCATAAGCCTCAGGAGCTTCAAGTACGGTTCCCCGTCTAGCCATGGCCTGCTCATTCTCACGTCTAACGGACGTGTGCTGGGTTTTACAGTCGAGTCACAATCTGGCAGAGTTGTTTGCAACCATTTTTCTTGAAAAAACCAGAAAACTACATTAATCTGCATCTAGGACACTTTTCGAATATGTATCTCCAAAAACCAACCATAACACTTTTCAGAGATGCATATCCAAATACGCTTGTGTTTCTCAACAGTGGCAGAAACACACATCAGTCTTGCCCTACCTACCTAAATGCAACAAAATGAGAATGCATGTCTCTAACAACTACCTATTTCGAATGTGACTACTACCTAATGCATTTAAAATACTATTTTACCGAATACATTAATCAAAACTAAAAAAAGTGAAATGAGAAACTTACTCAAAAAAAGAGTTGTGGATGCTTTTTTTTATTTAGTTAGTGGAGTGAGTTGGATTGGAATGCTTGAACTAGAGGTAGTGTCGATCCTTGAAAAATGGACTGTAACAAAGTTTCTCACGAGCTACAATGTTTTTTTGAATAGTTTTAGAAAAATGAAGAAGGAAAAGAAGGTATGTTTGCGAGTTATATATTAATTAAACACGTTCGGAGACGCATCTTCGAAAAACCTCATGAATTTAAAAATAAGGGTTAATCCAGAGATGCATCTACAAACACACCTTAAAACACATACGAAGATGTATCTCCAAATTAAATTTTAGCAAAATGAGGGATGCTCACCCATTTGCGCTTATTTCATGGGAAAACGGTGCGCCAAAAGATGCATCTTCGAAAGCTTAAGACATTTTTGATCTTTTTCCAGGGGTTAGGGAGAACCTATAGAGGAGGGAAAATAAATTCTCTTATTATAAAGGTTGTTAGAGAATTTTTGTCTAACTAACTCTTTCAATTGGGCCTATAAGCATTCTGAGCCCAATCTGTATTTGGATTAAGAAATTAAATGAACATTTTTGGGAATTTCTTAATGCACTCTGTGTATTGCTAGGGCACCAAACGAGAATACAAAAATTCCTACAaaattcggagatgcatcttcagatGTATCCTATGCCAATAGAAGTCTGACTTAATGTGAAAAAACTATGACGTTGCTTGTACATGATACACCATAATCCTTCTTCTTCCTCACTTGTTAAAAAAACAAATTTTTCTCTAAAAGTATCTCAAAATCAATCAAGCAACATCAAAGTTTCTTCAATCAACACCAACTACATCAAATATCTCATTCAACTACATAAATTTCAAAGATTCCTCACTTTTTGtaagttttttattattgtaaACTTGAGTTTTTGTATAAATTTGTAGAAATTGATGATTAGGTATTGCAATATATAGTTTATGCATGTATGATAGTTGATACATTATGAGAAGTATGTTTCATAGATAAAAGTAATGATAAATGTATTATTTTTTGGGATCTTGGTGGCAGTATTTGATAGTATTTGTAATTTGGATTTATGTTCAATTGTACTTTATTTTTACTTATTTCGGCTTCATTGTATATTTCGACTTTATTGTGTATGTCATGATGATTTATTTTGACTCCGAatttatatatgtcattttttgCAAATATGTTCTATGGTTTAATGCTCATCACGGGAGTCTTAACATTTATAAATCGTCATCATTTTCATCAGAGTAACCATAAAACTAACTTAATTTGCATTATTTTGATTGGTTACGGAGATGCACCTCCGTAAATACTAaacggagatgcatcttcgtatCAATAAATGTTCAAAATGGGCCTTTATGAGATGGATACATGAAGTGTATTTTGaaatatttcggagatgcatctccgaatttATGTTTACAAAATATATTGGTGTGGCTCAATGGGATGCATGAAGTGTGTTTTGAAatattttggagatgcatctccggatcAATTGAAacttttttatttaaaacaaGGCGCATTCGAAAATTCATTTTCAGAATCTGAAAGACATTTTGGATTTTCCATAGAGTGTTTTCCCAACCTAAAGGATGAGATAGAAATCCccatattttttcattttttgttttttatgaTCTTGAAAAGATATGCTTTCGTTGTATAAGTGTCAATAGTTTCTACCATAACTACCCTAACTCATGGCCTCATCCTCCAGCTCAAACATATCTTTAAGCATATCCCATCCTTCTTATGATCAACATTATCCCTCACTAAATGCTATGTTCACCAATACTACTTCCCTACCAAATCCTTCATGGTTCCCAGTCTAAAGATATTAATATCAATATATCATGTCACCAATACCTCCCAAATGATAGAATATAATATTTTGTTATAACTAGTCATAATTAGTTTCTTATAATTATGTTGTATCATAATTAGACAGTTGACCAAATGTTACACATTGATGTATATATATTCTATTCAGATCAATGAGAAGGACACGATTTCCATTATCTTACATGGTATCAATCCTAACTGATCCCTCTCTCTAAAAAAAAGCAAACGCAGAAACACGTTTCTTCTTCTCCCTCATTACAGTCCGCCACCGCATGCTTCTTCTCCCTCCTTGAAGTCTGCCGCCACAACAGGACTACTGTCCTCTGTACCGCCACCGCCGAACACGAGAACCACCCTATTCTTTCTCCTTTCACCTCTGTTCGCACCGCCGCCGTCGCACCTGCAGCCATGTCTAAGTCAGACCGTTTAGAACACAGTGACACCGATACCCACAAATCCGCCGATACTTATGATTCTGGCCAGCCCAAGAACACCATATTTTGAGGTTCCAAATCGGAGTTTCATCCCGCTCTTGCCGTCTCCAATATTAGGAACCACATTCCTATTATTATTGAGATGGAAAAAGATCAATATAGTACCTGGGCCGAGATTTTCCGCATCCATGCTCGCTCATATCGAGTCCTGCATCACATCGTTCCATCTATCAGAAAAGAGCCAACAACCATTACCGACGCCAACCATGAACAATGGTCCACTCTTGATGCCACCGTTCTTCAGTGGGTTTATTCCATTATTTCTACCAATTTGCCGACCACTATTCTAGAACCCAACTCCACTGCAATGGAAGCATGGAATCGCTTGAAAGATATTTTTTAGGACAACCAAAATGCTCGAGCTGTCACTCTTGAACAAGAGTTTTCTAACACTCGTATAGAGGATTTTCCCAATGTCTCAGCTTACTGTCAGCGTCTTAAGATGCTTTATGATCAGTTGGGAAATGTCGGCTCCCCTGTCAACAATCATCGTCTAGTCCTTCAGCTGATCTCTGGTCTCCCAGAAGCTTACCATAGTATTGCTACTTTAATTCGCCAGAGCAATCCTCTTCCGGAATTCTATCAGGCTTGTTGCATGCTCACTTTAGAAGAAGCCGATATGGCTAAGATGGCAAACACAGACTCTCATGCCGCTATGCACACTACTCAGCCGAAACCAACTGAAGACACCTCTCAACGTGGCAACCGCTGCCCTGACAACCGTTCTCGCTCCCGTGGCAACCAGGGTTGCGGAGGGGGGCGTGGTAACCGCAGTACACCTCAGTCTGGAGCTCCCAACACTCCCTCACCTTGGTCCGCTCCTCCTtggcaacaacaacaacaacagtacCCAACCTGGCAACCATGTGGTTGAACTCCACCACCATGGACTATGCCACTGTGTCTGTATCCCACCTCTTAGTGGACACACCCTGCTGGTCCTCCTAAGCAGCCAGGCATTCTAGGAC is a window of Lathyrus oleraceus cultivar Zhongwan6 chromosome 6, CAAS_Psat_ZW6_1.0, whole genome shotgun sequence DNA encoding:
- the LOC127094058 gene encoding uncharacterized protein LOC127094058 → MLYDQLGNVGSPVNNHRLVLQLISGLPEAYHSIATLIRQSNPLPEFYQACCMLTLEEADMAKMANTDSHAAMHTTQPKPTEDTSQRGNRCPDNRSRSRGNQGCGGGRGNRSTPQSGAPNTPSPWSAPPWQQQQQQYPTWQPCG